A stretch of the Aegilops tauschii subsp. strangulata cultivar AL8/78 chromosome 4, Aet v6.0, whole genome shotgun sequence genome encodes the following:
- the LOC109783071 gene encoding uncharacterized protein: protein MLNKLIREEEIERRSMMGFSGALQWWDEWHLRVLALGSLFIQYFLFVSGTVRRRALPAWLRLFIWLAYLGGDALAIYALATLFNRRSQLPGDGSGSGLEVVWAPVLLVHLGGQHNMTAYSIQDTELWMRHAITVASQVSVALYVFCKLWSGEKGLLQAAILMFVFGIIRSCQKPWALKSASISAIASSSATLVPSSPSALRKQGMVALFWQVCTCGYGYGFQSTGFLEAVAEEKDILPQEFAKEARKCVLESELAHDQDKAELLAEPSVEMYVNMVLGDIPVPYSTRIKILQRFMALDFPHAYHLSDCMFLLSFLLLYTRKTILISRLGLCLHLLLPFLALASVVILFSTGHKYLGYKYNMTDVKVTYILFSCTALLDFLMLLVSRFITFIPPVKVAQHSLLSCASRNKRPTILMKLATVVCCKDYVNMHCYIEQAPETSTAYIVHLVHGYVKDGWKQHIHNADSYRRFNSRGGHWTLRKRRLRRLRWSLNMAFDRSVLLWHIATELCYGSTTNRIPECVQGSMVISNYMAYLLCIHPEMLMPGTRSSIFTFACHDVELMLGHESSLGDLVPNAHRLHYQLLELHDEGERWEVVQGVWVEMLCYSASRCRGYLHAKSLSEGVELLSRVWLLLLFMGMETFADRFQRPFTRREVHDDDAGRTDENEINISIV from the coding sequence ATGCTTAATAAGCTAATAAGAGAggaagagatagagaggagatcGATGATGGGTTTCTCCGGTGCTCTGCAATGGTGGGATGAATGGCACCTGCGCGTTCTGGCGCTGGGCAGCCTCTTCATCCAGTACTTCCTCTTCGTCTCCGGCACGGTGCGCAGGCGTGCTCTTCCAGCTTGGCTCAGGCTCTTCATCTGGCTTGCCTACCTCGGTGGGGATGCTCTGGCGATATACGCGCTGGCCACCCTCTTCAACCGCCGCTCGCAGCTACCCGGCGACGGGAGCGGCAGCGGCCTGGAGGTCGTATGGGCGCCTGTCCTCCTCGTCCACCTCGGCGGCCAGCACAACATGACTGCCTACAGCATCCAAGACACCGAGTTGTGGATGCGCCATGCCATAACGGTGGCATCCCAGGTCTCGGTCGCCCTCTACGTATTCTGTAAGTTGTGGTCCGGGGAGAAGGGGTTATTGCAGGCCGCAATCTTGATGTTCGTCTTCGGCATCATCAGATCCTGCCAGAAGCCATGGGCTCTCAAGAGCGCCAGTATCAGTGCCATCGCCAGTAGCAGTGCAACCCTTGTTCCCAGCTCTCCATCGGCGCTAAGGAAACAAGGTATGGTTGCCCTTTTCTGGCAGGTCTGCACGTGCGGTTATGGCTATGGATTTCAATCAACCGGATTTCTGGAAGCAGTAGCCGAAGAGAAGGACATTTTGCCTCAAGAATTTGCAAAAGAAGCAAGAAAGTGTGTACTGGAGTCAGAGTTAGCCCATGATCAAGACAAAGCAGAACTACTAGCTGAACCTTCGGTGGAAATGTATGTCAACATGGTACTGGGAGACATACCAGTTCCATACTCTACCCGGATTAAAATCTTACAGCGTTTCATGGCCCTTGATTTTCCACATGCATATCACCTATCAGATTGCATGTTCCTTTTGTCATTTTTGCTCCTCTACACAAGAAAGACCATTTTAATCAGTCGCCTTGGCTTATGTTTGCATCTCTTGCTCCCATTCCTGGCCTTAGCTTCTGTCGTCATCCTCTTTTCCACGGGCCACAAATATCTTGGATACAAATACAACATGACAGATGTCAAGGTAACTTACATCTTGTTCTCTTGTACTGCGCTGCTGGATTTCCTAATGCTATTGGTTAGTCGTTTCATCACATTCATACCACCAGTCAAGGTTGCCCAGCATAGCCTCTTGTCGTGTGCTTCTCGCAACAAGAGGCCCACTATTTTGATGAAGCTTGCCACAGTTGTCTGCTGCAAGGACTATGTTAACATGCATTGTTATATAGAACAGGCACCAGAAACATCCACAGCCTATATTGTACATTTGGTTCATGGATATGTGAAGGATGGGTGGAAACAACACATCCACAACGCTGACAGCTACAGAAGATTCAATAGCCGCGGGGGCCATTGGactctgaggaagaggaggcttCGGCGCCTGAGGTGGAGCTTGAACATGGCATTCGATAGAAGTGTCCTTCTCTGGCACATCGCCACGGAACTATGCTATGGCAGCACAACCAATCGAATTCCAGAATGCGTCCAAGGAAGCATGGTGATATCCAACTACATGGCTTACCTGCTCTGCATCCATCCTGAGATGCTAATGCCCGGGACCAGGAGCAGTATCTTCACTTTCGCCTGCCATGATGTTGAGCTCATGCTAGGCCATGAGTCTTCCTTGGGGGATCTGGTTCCCAATGCACACAGGCTTCATTACCAGTTGCTGGAGCTGCATGACGAAGGGGAGAGGTGGGAGGTGGTACAGGGAGTATGGGTCGAGATGCTATGCTACTCTGCCAGTAGGTGCAGGGGTTACTTGCACGCCAAGAGCTTGAGTGAAGGTGTGGAACTCTTGTCCCGTGTTTGGCTGCTCTTGTTATTCATGGGGATGGAGACATTCGCGGATAGGTTTCAGAGGCCCTTTACACGGAGAGAAGTCCACGATGATGATGCAGGCAGAACTGACGAGAACGAGATTAATATTTCTATTGTCTAA
- the LOC109783040 gene encoding flavin-containing monooxygenase FMO GS-OX-like 8, producing MAIGDGEPVLQFKSVCVVGGGMAGLAVARELRREGHTVTVMEQSGDVGGQWLYDRRTDVEDPMGAVAPVRVPSSIYACLRLISPREVMGCSDFQFLPREGAGRDPRRYPGHRELHCYLRDFCHVFGIMETVRLNTRVLRVAPAAMSMSTTTRRWAVRSVRRLGGTEDDDGALEDEEVFDAVVVATGNYAQPMLPNDIQGMDEWRRRQLHSHSYRTPEPFHGEAVVVVGCGASGKDIALDLGRVAREAHLAASSEAEATTPAMSRMLANHGDVLRLHPRVRQLRADGQVEFADGSSVVADTVIYCTGYAYSFPFLDTGGAVTVSDGGYVVGPLFEHVFTPSLAPSLSFVGVPRKVLIPWFFEVQARWVAQVLSGRHALPSEEQMLRSVEEQLRAREAAGVPRKHTHNIASVEPRDMYEFGGKYCDFTPTEEWKKELILSSNASMDDDVETFRNRADGDSENVRKGRQGWLGGLVAQAQEETAVKTEF from the coding sequence ATGGCTATTGGAGACGGCGAGCCGGTGCTACAGTTCAAGAGCGTATGCGTGGTCGGGGGCGGCATGGCCGGCTTGGCGGTGGCGCGCGAGCTGCGGCGGGAGGGTCACACGGTCACGGTCATGGAGCAGAGCGGCGACGTTGGCGGGCAGTGGCTGTACGACCGCAGGACGGACGTCGAGGATCCGATGGGCGCCGTGGCGCCGGTGCGCGTGCCTAGCAGCATATACGCGTGCCTCCGCCTCATCAGCCCACGAGAGGTCATGGGCTGCTCCGACTTCCAGTTCCTGCctcgggagggcgccggccgtGACCCGCGCCGCTATCCCGGCCACCGCGAGCTGCACTGCTACCTTCGTGACTTCTGCCACGTGTTTGGCATCATGGAAACCGTCAGGCTCAACACCCGGGTCCTGCGCGTCGCCCCCGCGGCGATGTCGATGTCGACCACAACGCGCCGGTGGGCGGTGAGGTCCGTGCGGCGCCTCGGTGGCACCGAAGATGATGATGGTGCGCTGGAGGACGAGGAGGTGTTCGACGCTGTTGTGGTGGCTACCGGCAACTACGCGCAGCCGATGCTGCCGAACGACATCCAGGGCATGGACGAATGGAGGCGCCGGCAGCTGCACAGCCACTCGTACAGGACGCCGGAGCCGTTTCATGgcgaggccgtggtggtggtcgGGTGCGGGGCCAGCGGCAAGGACATCGCGCTAGACCTCGGCCGCGTCGCGAGGGAGGCGCACCTCGCCGCCAGCTCTGAGGCCGAGGCCACCACGCCGGCCATGTCGAGGATGCTGGCGAACCACGGCGACGTCCTGCGCCTCCACCCGCGGGTACGCCAGCTACGCGCGGACGGGCAGGTGGAGTTCGCCGACGGCTCCTCCGTCGTGGCCGACACGGTCATATACTGCACGGGGTATGCCTACTCGTTCCCGTTCCTGGACACGGGCGGGGCGGTCACCGTGAGCGACGGCGGCTATGTGGTCGGCCCGCTGTTCGAGCACGTGTTCACGCCGTCCCTGGCGCCGTCGCTCTCCTTCGTGGGCGTGCCGAGGAAGGTCCTGATCCCGTGGTTCTTCGAGGTGCAGGCGCGGTGGGTCGCGCAGGTGCTGTCCGGCCGCCACGCGCTGCCGTCAGAGGAACAGATGCTGCGGTCTGtggaggagcagctgcgcgccaGGGAGGCCGCCGGCGTACCCAGGAAGCACACGCACAACATTGCCAGCGTCGAACCTCGAGATATGTACGAGTTCGGGGGGAAGTACTGCGACTTCACGCCGACGGAGGAGTGGAAGAAGGAGCTGATCCTGTCCAGCAACGCGAGCATGGACGATGACGTCGAGACCTTCCGCAACcgcgccgacggcgacagcgagAACGTCCGGAAGGGTCGGCAGGGATGGCTCGGCGGCTTAGTTGCTCAAGCTCAAGAAGAAACTGCGGTTAAAACTGAATTCTGA